A window from Acidimicrobiia bacterium encodes these proteins:
- a CDS encoding Gfo/Idh/MocA family oxidoreductase: protein MIRVGIVGCGFIGNVHSVALAQIARTGLADAAVVATHDVDAARAEATARHHDGAMALPTVDALLDAVDAVWVCTWTGGHREVVEAAASHGTPVFCEKPLAPTLAECEAVASALRAVPHQVGLVLAHAPVFRAMAEAVRSGRYGAPLAAVFRDDQYFPIQGMYGSTWRADVARAGGGTLVEHSIHDVDVLRRILGDARDVSARTACHFGHAGIEDVANVSLTYADGATAALVSVWHQVTSRPSTRRVEVFCEDALLWTEDDHLGPLHVQTSDRDETVTADPPPWTERLGMPDELAVPLAQYVEPSLAFLAALGRAGVDARGHPDVDDALAAHRIVDAAYRSAAAGGVPVATEATPAR, encoded by the coding sequence GTGATCCGGGTCGGGATCGTCGGCTGCGGGTTCATCGGCAACGTGCACTCGGTCGCGCTCGCGCAGATCGCGCGTACCGGGCTCGCGGACGCCGCGGTCGTGGCGACCCACGACGTCGACGCTGCCCGGGCCGAGGCGACGGCCCGCCACCACGACGGTGCGATGGCGCTGCCGACCGTCGACGCGCTGCTCGACGCCGTCGACGCCGTCTGGGTCTGCACGTGGACGGGCGGGCATCGGGAGGTCGTCGAGGCCGCGGCGTCGCACGGCACGCCCGTGTTCTGCGAGAAGCCGCTCGCTCCGACGCTGGCCGAGTGCGAGGCGGTCGCGAGCGCGCTGCGCGCAGTGCCCCACCAGGTCGGGCTCGTGCTGGCGCACGCACCCGTCTTCCGTGCGATGGCGGAGGCCGTCCGGTCGGGTCGCTACGGCGCGCCGCTCGCGGCCGTGTTCCGGGACGACCAGTACTTCCCGATCCAGGGGATGTACGGCTCGACGTGGCGCGCCGACGTCGCGCGCGCGGGCGGTGGCACGCTCGTCGAGCACTCCATCCACGACGTCGACGTCCTGCGACGCATCCTCGGCGACGCGCGTGACGTCAGCGCGCGCACGGCGTGCCACTTCGGGCATGCGGGCATCGAGGACGTCGCCAACGTGTCACTCACGTACGCGGACGGAGCGACCGCGGCGCTCGTCAGCGTGTGGCACCAGGTGACGAGCCGGCCGTCGACCCGCCGTGTCGAGGTGTTCTGCGAGGACGCGCTGCTGTGGACCGAGGACGACCATCTCGGTCCGTTGCACGTCCAGACGAGTGACCGCGACGAGACCGTCACCGCCGATCCGCCACCGTGGACGGAGCGCCTTGGCATGCCCGACGAGCTCGCGGTCCCACTCGCGCAATACGTCGAGCCGTCGCTCGCGTTCCTCGCGGCACTCGGGCGCGCAGGCGTCGACGCACGCGGCCATCCAGACGTCGACGACGCGCTCGCCGCGCACCGCATCGTCGACGCCGCGTACCGTTCCGCGGCTGCAGGCGGTGTGCCGGTCGCCACCGAGGCCACCCCTGCGCGTTGA
- a CDS encoding DUF3040 domain-containing protein → MPLSEEEQRILREIEANLSATDPALVQQVSQTTLYRHAARAIKWATVGFLAGLALLLFTFTKLLVLGVVGFLVMLGCLLVIERNVRKLGKAGFESLTSSLRTGALRGMFGNTGRKFRDRFHRDDS, encoded by the coding sequence ATGCCGCTTTCCGAGGAAGAGCAGCGCATCCTGCGCGAGATCGAGGCGAACCTCAGCGCCACCGATCCCGCCTTGGTGCAGCAGGTCTCGCAGACGACGCTCTACCGGCACGCCGCGCGGGCGATCAAGTGGGCGACGGTCGGGTTCCTGGCCGGCCTCGCGCTCCTGCTGTTCACGTTCACGAAGCTGCTCGTGCTCGGTGTCGTCGGCTTCCTCGTCATGCTCGGCTGCCTGCTCGTCATCGAGCGGAACGTGCGCAAGCTCGGCAAGGCCGGGTTCGAGAGCCTGACGAGCTCGCTGCGCACCGGCGCGTTGCGCGGGATGTTCGGCAACACGGGCCGCAAGTTCCGCGACCGCTTCCACCGCGACGATTCCTGA
- a CDS encoding DUF3488 and transglutaminase-like domain-containing protein — protein MASRREASTVALAVLSCAAALSLGRVFADGSFAPAVLGAALLPHAVGLVARRRRWSPAATVVVAVAVFVLYVSWFLVPASTTFGIPGIGTVQEVAHRLSDGWHVYRTGRAPVPVTGGPVMLSVVAAWSAALAADWLAFRRQATVGALVPGLVVFVLAATLGTNTLRTRVTIGFGAAAVVFLLLQHQTLLERRRAWFTGRGLGPRASILTVGSIVGVSALAAGLVIGPALPGADARAWFDYKQFGASGGPGPGRYDTISPLVDIKDRLAGPNSDTEVFTVQSARPAYWRVAGLDEFDGAVWGINAKVEDVRGVLPAHDRSPGAFTQTFDIEALDQQFLPAAFQPKAIDLDAARIVPESGTIISDGSSILGKHYTVVSAAPPSPAELRTDPAAQLPPPRAIEARYGGLPADFPRSVSATAQRIVARANAGTPLDKALALQAYFLDNFTYSLSVPPGHSDNAMVSFLQQKKGFCEQFAGTYAAMARVVGLPSRVAVGFTQGTLGKDGKYHVTGRDAHAWPEVYLAGVWVPFEPTPTSSLPGATQPGGQQPTDTPTTTPPAPTTPGATTAPPSTPAGRLQTPTGGDQIRAAGSHTNGASRGIAHFVWLAILAVLAALGVAVLSFPLLVVARKARVRRSRRHAPETRAAVAGAWDEVLDRLDEAGLGSQPSLTALEVAHLAPRRGVASRATVPLHELASTYTRVTFSPAIPAGEDAHRAWDAVTTIEAALRDDAGWVVRVRRRVDPRPLRRVRA, from the coding sequence ATGGCATCTCGCCGCGAAGCCTCGACTGTCGCTCTCGCCGTCCTGAGCTGCGCGGCCGCGCTCAGCCTGGGGCGGGTCTTCGCCGACGGGTCGTTCGCGCCCGCGGTCCTCGGCGCGGCACTGCTCCCTCACGCGGTCGGCCTCGTCGCTCGCCGGCGGCGGTGGTCACCCGCCGCGACGGTCGTGGTCGCGGTGGCCGTGTTCGTGCTGTACGTGTCGTGGTTCCTCGTCCCCGCGAGCACGACGTTCGGGATCCCGGGCATCGGGACGGTGCAGGAGGTCGCGCACCGCCTGTCCGACGGCTGGCACGTGTACCGCACCGGTCGCGCGCCGGTGCCGGTGACCGGCGGGCCGGTCATGCTGTCCGTCGTCGCCGCGTGGTCCGCCGCGCTCGCGGCGGACTGGCTCGCCTTCCGCCGCCAGGCGACCGTCGGCGCGCTCGTCCCCGGTCTGGTCGTCTTCGTGCTCGCGGCCACGCTCGGCACGAACACCTTGCGCACCCGCGTCACGATCGGGTTCGGCGCGGCGGCCGTCGTGTTCCTGCTGCTGCAGCACCAGACCCTGCTCGAGCGGCGGCGCGCGTGGTTCACGGGGCGCGGCCTCGGGCCGCGTGCGAGCATCCTGACCGTCGGCTCGATCGTCGGTGTGAGCGCGCTCGCGGCCGGGCTCGTCATCGGGCCCGCGCTGCCGGGTGCCGACGCGCGTGCCTGGTTCGACTACAAGCAGTTCGGCGCGAGCGGCGGCCCGGGACCGGGCCGGTACGACACGATCAGCCCGCTCGTCGACATCAAGGACCGGCTCGCCGGCCCGAACTCGGACACCGAGGTGTTCACGGTGCAGAGCGCGCGGCCGGCGTACTGGCGCGTCGCGGGCCTCGACGAGTTCGACGGCGCGGTGTGGGGCATCAACGCCAAGGTCGAGGACGTGCGCGGCGTGCTGCCCGCCCACGACCGCAGTCCGGGTGCGTTCACCCAGACGTTCGACATCGAGGCGCTGGACCAGCAGTTCCTGCCGGCCGCGTTCCAACCGAAGGCGATCGACCTCGACGCGGCGAGGATCGTGCCCGAGTCGGGGACGATCATCTCGGACGGCTCGTCGATCCTCGGCAAGCACTACACGGTGGTGTCGGCCGCGCCGCCCAGCCCGGCCGAGCTGCGCACCGACCCCGCCGCGCAGCTCCCGCCGCCGCGCGCGATCGAGGCGCGCTACGGCGGGCTGCCCGCCGACTTCCCGCGGTCGGTCAGCGCGACCGCGCAGCGCATCGTCGCGAGGGCCAACGCGGGCACACCCCTCGACAAGGCGCTCGCGCTCCAGGCGTACTTCCTCGACAACTTCACGTACAGCCTGTCGGTGCCGCCCGGACACAGCGACAACGCGATGGTCTCGTTCCTGCAGCAGAAGAAGGGCTTCTGCGAGCAGTTCGCCGGCACGTACGCGGCCATGGCGCGCGTCGTCGGCCTGCCGTCCCGGGTCGCGGTCGGGTTCACGCAGGGCACGCTCGGCAAGGACGGCAAGTACCACGTGACGGGACGCGACGCGCACGCGTGGCCCGAGGTCTACCTCGCCGGCGTGTGGGTGCCGTTCGAGCCGACGCCGACGTCGTCGCTGCCGGGCGCGACGCAACCGGGCGGCCAGCAGCCGACCGACACGCCGACGACCACGCCACCGGCACCGACCACGCCGGGTGCGACGACGGCGCCGCCGTCCACGCCCGCGGGTCGCCTGCAGACCCCGACCGGCGGCGACCAGATCCGTGCAGCGGGCTCGCACACCAACGGCGCGAGCCGCGGCATCGCGCATTTCGTCTGGCTCGCGATCCTCGCCGTCCTCGCCGCGCTGGGCGTGGCCGTGCTGTCCTTCCCGCTGCTGGTCGTGGCCCGGAAGGCCCGGGTCCGCCGCTCCCGCCGGCACGCACCGGAGACCCGCGCGGCCGTGGCCGGCGCCTGGGACGAGGTGCTCGACCGGCTCGACGAGGCCGGCCTCGGCTCGCAGCCGTCGCTCACGGCGCTCGAGGTCGCCCACCTCGCGCCGCGCCGCGGCGTCGCGTCACGCGCGACCGTGCCGCTCCACGAGCTCGCGTCGACCTACACCCGCGTGACGTTCTCGCCCGCGATCCCGGCCGGCGAGGACGCGCACCGCGCGTGGGACGCGGTCACGACGATCGAGGCCGCGCTCCGCGACGACGCGGGATGGGTCGTGCGTGTCCGACGGCGCGTCGACCCGCGACCGCTGCGTCGCGTGCGGGCCTGA
- a CDS encoding DUF58 domain-containing protein — protein sequence MLTRRGWTLLGASLGLLVAGRLFGTVELAILAIAGFALLGLGAWWAKRQRVSVRASRTVRPARLHVGDQGRVDLALTNAGTRPTPVLGVTDTFEDGRRAARFLVAPVGVGQVARGAYRVPTTRRGRFTLGPLHVAVGDPFGVVRRALPPGPVDEVVVAPRVHRVVALGDAAGPPLGTSSQGASRLLPSDAGEEFLTLREYEVGDDLRRVHWRSTAHTDDLMVRQEEMQRRPEVTLLLDTRDHVHDDASFETAVEAIASIAAAMTRVGRRVDVLTSAGLRVASVSAGNLVLLMDQLAVIEPSEIDQLAKVTDGFRTRRPSGALVAVSGVTDDRVSEAIARAWSRFGTTVVVATRDTPNVRMTATRGRPSIVVVDASARPFPDAWNETITRWHLAAKPRLSLSPS from the coding sequence GTGCTGACCCGTCGGGGCTGGACGCTCCTGGGTGCGTCGCTCGGTCTGCTCGTCGCGGGCCGGCTGTTCGGGACGGTCGAGCTCGCGATCCTCGCGATCGCAGGCTTCGCGCTCCTCGGCCTCGGCGCGTGGTGGGCGAAGCGGCAGCGCGTCAGCGTGCGCGCGTCACGCACGGTCCGTCCCGCGCGCCTGCACGTCGGCGACCAGGGCCGTGTGGATCTGGCCCTCACGAACGCGGGTACGCGACCGACCCCGGTGCTCGGTGTCACGGACACGTTCGAGGACGGGCGGCGCGCGGCGCGCTTCCTCGTCGCGCCGGTCGGCGTCGGCCAGGTCGCGCGCGGCGCGTACCGCGTGCCGACGACCCGTCGCGGTCGCTTCACCCTCGGCCCGCTGCACGTGGCGGTGGGCGACCCCTTCGGCGTCGTGCGGCGCGCGCTGCCGCCGGGCCCGGTCGACGAAGTCGTCGTCGCGCCGCGCGTCCACCGGGTGGTCGCGCTCGGGGACGCAGCCGGGCCGCCGCTGGGGACGTCGTCGCAGGGCGCCTCCCGCCTCCTCCCGTCCGACGCGGGCGAGGAGTTCCTCACGCTGCGCGAGTACGAGGTCGGTGACGACCTGCGACGGGTGCACTGGCGTTCGACCGCGCACACCGACGACCTCATGGTGCGCCAGGAGGAGATGCAGCGCCGCCCGGAGGTGACGCTCCTGCTCGACACGCGCGACCACGTGCACGACGACGCGTCGTTCGAGACCGCCGTCGAGGCGATCGCGTCGATCGCGGCGGCGATGACGCGCGTCGGGAGGCGCGTCGACGTGCTGACGAGCGCGGGCCTGCGCGTCGCCTCCGTGTCGGCCGGCAACCTCGTGCTCCTCATGGACCAGCTCGCGGTGATCGAGCCGAGCGAGATCGACCAGCTCGCCAAGGTCACCGACGGCTTCCGGACCCGGCGCCCGAGCGGCGCGCTCGTCGCCGTCTCCGGCGTGACCGATGACCGCGTGTCGGAGGCGATCGCGCGCGCGTGGTCGCGGTTCGGCACGACCGTGGTCGTCGCGACGCGCGACACGCCGAACGTCCGCATGACCGCGACGCGGGGGCGACCCTCGATCGTCGTCGTCGACGCGTCCGCACGACCGTTCCCCGACGCCTGGAACGAGACGATCACCCGATGGCATCTCGCCGCGAAGCCTCGACTGTCGCTCTCGCCGTCCTGA
- a CDS encoding MoxR family ATPase — protein sequence MFHTLLDNVERVIQGKTDEIRVALTCLFAEGHLLIEDVPGVGKTSLAKALARSIGGTWHRIQFTPDLLPSDVVGVSVWNRATSEFEFRPGGVFAHVVLADEINRASPKTQSALLEAMEERQATVDGQTYALPRPFIVIATQNPIELEGTYPLPEAQLDRFLMRIRLGYPARDAEIAILETHAGHATVEELDAVVTASEVASAAESVTAVHVAPALRSYVVDLVDATRRHRDLVLGVSPRGALALQRAARAWAASLGRDYVVPDDLKLLAPAVLEHRLLLSPEAQLRGTSPHDVLTSVLASVPVPGATGTRA from the coding sequence CTGTTCCACACGTTGCTCGACAACGTCGAGCGCGTGATCCAGGGCAAGACCGACGAGATCCGCGTCGCGCTCACGTGCCTGTTCGCGGAGGGGCACCTGCTCATCGAGGACGTGCCCGGCGTCGGCAAGACGTCGCTGGCCAAGGCCCTCGCCCGCTCGATCGGCGGGACGTGGCACCGGATCCAGTTCACGCCCGATCTGCTCCCGTCGGACGTCGTCGGGGTGTCCGTGTGGAACCGGGCGACGAGCGAGTTCGAGTTCCGTCCCGGCGGCGTGTTCGCGCACGTCGTCCTCGCCGACGAGATCAACCGCGCGTCGCCGAAGACGCAGTCCGCGCTGCTCGAGGCGATGGAGGAGCGCCAGGCGACGGTCGACGGGCAGACGTACGCGCTCCCGCGCCCGTTCATCGTCATCGCGACCCAGAACCCGATCGAGCTCGAGGGCACCTATCCCCTGCCCGAGGCCCAGCTCGACCGGTTCCTGATGCGGATCCGTCTCGGCTACCCGGCGCGCGACGCCGAGATCGCGATCCTCGAGACGCACGCGGGTCACGCCACGGTGGAGGAGCTCGACGCGGTCGTCACTGCCAGCGAGGTCGCGAGCGCGGCCGAGTCCGTCACCGCGGTGCACGTCGCGCCCGCGTTGCGCAGCTACGTGGTCGACCTCGTCGACGCGACGCGCCGTCATCGCGACCTGGTGCTCGGGGTCAGCCCCCGCGGCGCGCTCGCGCTCCAGCGCGCGGCACGGGCGTGGGCCGCGAGCCTCGGCCGCGACTACGTCGTGCCCGACGATCTCAAGCTGCTCGCACCCGCCGTCCTCGAGCACCGCCTGCTCCTGTCGCCGGAGGCACAGCTCCGGGGCACGTCGCCACACGACGTGCTCACGAGCGTCCTCGCGTCCGTTCCCGTGCCGGGCGCGACCGGCACGCGCGCGTAG
- a CDS encoding HNH endonuclease, protein MGRALLLNASFEPLCVVSVRRAVVLVLKDKAEIVSRRSGELHSERACLPIPSVIRLVHYVRVPFRSRVPLSRRAVFARDGHRCQYCNRPAENIDHVVPRSRGGPHTWENVVASCRACNARKEDRLLSETTLALRRPPVAPHATLWLVATAGSIDPSWEPYLPDGDAVPA, encoded by the coding sequence TTGGGGAGAGCGCTCCTGCTCAACGCCAGCTTCGAGCCGTTGTGCGTCGTGTCCGTCCGGCGCGCGGTCGTCCTCGTCCTCAAGGACAAGGCGGAGATCGTCTCGCGCCGCTCGGGTGAGCTGCACTCGGAACGGGCCTGCCTGCCGATCCCGTCGGTGATCCGGCTCGTCCACTACGTGCGCGTGCCGTTCCGCTCACGCGTGCCGCTCTCCCGCCGGGCCGTCTTCGCGCGCGACGGGCACCGGTGCCAGTACTGCAACCGGCCCGCCGAGAACATCGACCACGTCGTGCCTCGCTCACGCGGCGGGCCCCACACGTGGGAGAACGTCGTGGCGTCGTGCCGGGCGTGCAACGCCCGCAAGGAGGACCGGCTCCTCTCGGAGACGACGCTTGCCCTGCGGCGGCCGCCGGTCGCGCCGCACGCCACGCTGTGGCTCGTCGCCACGGCCGGGTCGATCGACCCGAGCTGGGAGCCGTACCTCCCCGACGGCGACGCCGTCCCCGCGTAG
- the mraZ gene encoding division/cell wall cluster transcriptional repressor MraZ, producing the protein MFLGEFQHSLDAKGRVILPVEFRDELAEGAVITRGLDGCLSVFPREEFEAMAESVREKSRRGDRERRAARTFFASAKPVQPDKQGRVAIPQNLREFAGLERDVMIVGVDVRVELWDAQRWRDQDVAGQRDLADAEGLADFF; encoded by the coding sequence ATGTTCCTCGGGGAGTTCCAGCACTCCCTGGACGCGAAGGGGCGGGTGATCCTGCCCGTGGAGTTCCGGGACGAGCTCGCCGAGGGCGCCGTCATCACCCGGGGTCTCGACGGGTGCCTCAGCGTCTTCCCACGCGAGGAGTTCGAGGCGATGGCGGAGAGCGTGCGCGAGAAGTCGAGACGGGGTGACCGCGAGCGGCGCGCCGCCCGCACGTTCTTCGCGAGCGCCAAGCCCGTCCAGCCCGACAAGCAGGGGCGGGTGGCCATCCCGCAGAACCTGCGCGAGTTCGCGGGCCTCGAGCGGGACGTGATGATCGTCGGCGTCGACGTGCGCGTCGAGCTGTGGGACGCGCAGCGCTGGCGCGACCAGGACGTCGCCGGCCAGCGCGATCTCGCGGACGCCGAGGGCCTGGCCGACTTCTTCTGA
- the rsmH gene encoding 16S rRNA (cytosine(1402)-N(4))-methyltransferase RsmH, whose amino-acid sequence MGREVVELLAPVPGGVVVDATAGGGGHARLVLDARPDVELLGIDRDATAVAAARAALEPFGARARIVQGSFADLGEIAAAHGINEGTVVGIMFDLGVSSPQLDRAERGFSYWADAPLDMRMDAAQELTAAHVVNEYDEETLADVIARNGEERFARRIARRIVASRPLLTTGDLVDAIKDGIPAAARRRGGHPARRTFQAIRMEVNRELPNLADGLDESVHLLGPRGRVLVLAYHSLEDRMVKEHFGRLSGRVPASGSRPSRGGPAPGPVAKPGFRLVTRKPLRPSDAEIAANPRAASARLRALEKVETGGTDADREST is encoded by the coding sequence ATGGGCCGGGAGGTCGTCGAGCTGCTCGCACCAGTTCCCGGCGGCGTGGTCGTCGACGCGACGGCCGGCGGAGGGGGACACGCCCGGCTCGTGCTCGATGCCCGGCCCGACGTCGAGCTGCTCGGGATCGACCGTGACGCGACCGCGGTGGCGGCCGCGCGCGCGGCGCTCGAGCCGTTCGGGGCCCGGGCTCGGATCGTGCAGGGGAGCTTCGCTGATCTCGGCGAGATCGCAGCAGCACACGGAATCAACGAGGGGACGGTCGTGGGGATCATGTTCGACCTGGGCGTGAGCAGCCCACAGCTCGACCGCGCCGAGCGCGGCTTCTCGTATTGGGCCGATGCGCCGCTCGACATGCGGATGGACGCGGCCCAGGAGCTGACCGCGGCCCACGTCGTCAACGAGTACGACGAGGAGACCCTCGCCGACGTCATCGCGCGCAACGGCGAGGAGCGCTTCGCGCGGCGAATCGCCCGGCGAATCGTCGCGAGCAGGCCGCTCCTCACGACCGGCGACCTCGTCGACGCGATCAAGGACGGGATCCCCGCGGCGGCCCGTCGCCGCGGCGGCCACCCCGCCCGGCGGACCTTCCAGGCGATCCGCATGGAGGTCAACCGCGAGCTGCCGAACCTCGCCGACGGTCTCGACGAGTCCGTCCATCTCCTCGGCCCGCGGGGCCGCGTCCTCGTCCTCGCCTACCACTCGCTCGAGGACCGGATGGTGAAGGAGCACTTCGGCCGGCTCAGCGGCCGCGTCCCGGCGTCGGGAAGCCGCCCGAGCCGCGGCGGTCCGGCGCCCGGCCCCGTCGCGAAGCCCGGGTTCCGGCTCGTCACGCGCAAGCCGCTGCGACCGAGCGACGCCGAGATCGCGGCGAACCCGCGTGCCGCGAGCGCGCGGCTGCGCGCGCTGGAGAAGGTCGAGACGGGCGGCACCGACGCGGACCGCGAGTCGACGTGA
- the ftsL gene encoding cell division protein FtsL, translating to MTPPVGPEPAAARARTRPAPRERPEPARHLRVVDERAAKRERQVRRGIVLFGLVSVVSVFVVVVLHVMVAQGQLQLDRLNRETTGAQQQYERLRLEVAQLSAPSRIATRAQQLGMVPGGPSTFVTVPDASGPAAQSTPSSSTEDYQKVKPHLETRP from the coding sequence GTGACGCCTCCCGTCGGACCCGAGCCCGCGGCCGCGCGCGCTCGCACCCGCCCGGCGCCGCGGGAGCGGCCGGAGCCGGCGCGCCACCTGCGCGTCGTCGACGAGCGGGCCGCCAAGCGCGAGCGCCAGGTGCGTCGCGGGATCGTGCTGTTCGGCCTCGTCTCGGTCGTGTCCGTGTTCGTCGTCGTCGTGCTGCACGTGATGGTGGCCCAGGGGCAGCTCCAGCTGGACCGCCTCAACCGGGAGACGACCGGCGCGCAGCAGCAGTACGAGCGCCTCCGTCTCGAGGTCGCGCAGCTCTCCGCGCCGAGTCGCATCGCGACTCGCGCGCAACAGCTCGGGATGGTCCCCGGTGGACCGTCGACGTTCGTGACCGTGCCCGACGCGTCCGGCCCGGCCGCCCAGTCAACGCCGTCCAGCTCGACCGAGGACTACCAGAAGGTGAAGCCCCACCTTGAGACACGGCCATGA
- a CDS encoding penicillin-binding protein 2 — MFAVVFLVIGGRLVDLQALDAKHYARLGLDQRVHTLKLAAERGAIFDRNGNDLAISVPQETIWADPRVISDPDGYARTLGPILGMTQSQQQDLRSRLAQPGVAFAYVARQVSPDVAKRVTALDLPGIGTSPESKRFYPAGSVAASVLGYVGIDDQGLGGLEAGYDSLLAGHSGEVVIEQDPRGREIPSSQRRFRPAVSGDDLVLTLDQSLQYQTEQVLMKQATLATAKGATAIVADVHTGDILAMATVDGPTATTPAHVATDEERNRALTDVYEPGSTNKVITMAGALEDGAVAPDATLTVPGALYVGKTKYTDDEAHGTEQMTLDDIMRQSSNIGTIMIAKKLGATRFDHYLRAFGFGSKTAIRFPGQASGLLLPLADYNATSMGSMPIGQGIAVTSMQMLDAYLTIANGGVSVAPRLVAATVDPSGKRHDLPVARGHRVVSAQTASVVTNMLEAVVQDGTGTGAAIPGYTIAGKTGTARKPPYTTGQHVASFVGFAPADNPQLAVIVVIDEPQNLYYGGQIAAPGFAEIMHDALRLLGVPPAGGAAPPPVGVPQVPATTATTTVTTTVTTAVTTAPAAQHASTPVTTAPASTGARGAAAGTLTGVAPPKG; from the coding sequence GTGTTCGCGGTCGTCTTCCTGGTGATCGGCGGGCGGCTCGTCGACCTCCAGGCGCTCGACGCGAAGCACTACGCGCGCCTCGGTCTCGACCAGCGCGTGCACACCCTGAAGCTCGCAGCCGAGCGGGGCGCGATCTTCGATCGCAACGGCAACGACCTCGCGATCTCCGTCCCCCAGGAGACGATCTGGGCCGACCCGCGCGTGATCAGCGACCCCGACGGGTACGCGCGCACGCTCGGGCCGATCCTCGGCATGACGCAGTCGCAGCAGCAGGACCTGCGCAGCCGTCTCGCCCAGCCCGGCGTCGCGTTCGCGTACGTCGCGCGCCAGGTGTCGCCGGACGTCGCCAAGCGCGTGACCGCGCTCGACCTGCCCGGCATCGGGACGAGCCCGGAGTCGAAGCGCTTCTACCCGGCCGGGTCCGTCGCCGCGTCCGTGCTCGGCTACGTCGGCATCGACGACCAGGGTCTGGGCGGTCTCGAGGCGGGCTACGACTCGCTCCTCGCCGGGCACTCGGGCGAGGTGGTGATCGAGCAGGACCCGCGCGGCCGCGAGATCCCGAGCTCGCAGCGGCGCTTTCGTCCCGCCGTCAGCGGCGACGACCTCGTCCTCACGCTCGACCAGTCGCTGCAGTACCAGACCGAGCAGGTGCTGATGAAGCAGGCGACGCTCGCGACCGCGAAGGGCGCGACCGCGATCGTCGCCGACGTGCACACCGGTGACATCCTCGCGATGGCGACCGTCGACGGCCCGACCGCGACGACACCCGCGCACGTCGCGACGGACGAGGAGCGCAACCGCGCGCTGACGGACGTCTACGAGCCGGGGTCGACGAACAAGGTGATCACGATGGCCGGCGCGCTCGAGGACGGCGCCGTCGCGCCGGACGCGACGCTCACGGTTCCCGGCGCGCTGTACGTCGGCAAGACGAAGTACACCGACGACGAGGCACACGGCACGGAGCAGATGACGCTCGACGACATCATGCGGCAGTCGTCGAACATCGGGACGATCATGATCGCGAAGAAGCTCGGCGCGACGCGCTTCGACCACTACCTCCGCGCGTTCGGCTTCGGGTCCAAGACCGCGATCAGGTTCCCGGGCCAGGCATCGGGCCTGCTGCTCCCGCTCGCCGACTACAACGCGACGAGCATGGGCAGCATGCCGATCGGCCAGGGGATCGCGGTGACGTCGATGCAGATGCTCGACGCGTACCTGACGATCGCCAACGGGGGCGTGTCCGTCGCACCGCGACTCGTCGCCGCGACGGTCGACCCGAGCGGCAAGCGTCACGATCTGCCCGTCGCGCGCGGGCACCGTGTCGTGTCCGCGCAGACGGCGTCGGTCGTGACGAACATGCTCGAGGCGGTCGTCCAGGACGGCACCGGGACCGGTGCCGCGATCCCGGGCTACACCATCGCCGGGAAGACGGGGACCGCGCGCAAGCCGCCGTACACGACGGGACAGCACGTGGCGTCGTTCGTCGGCTTCGCGCCGGCCGACAACCCGCAGCTCGCGGTGATCGTCGTGATCGACGAGCCGCAGAACCTGTACTACGGCGGGCAGATCGCGGCGCCCGGGTTCGCCGAGATCATGCACGACGCGCTGCGTCTCCTCGGCGTGCCGCCCGCCGGCGGCGCGGCGCCGCCGCCCGTCGGCGTCCCGCAGGTCCCGGCGACGACCGCGACGACGACCGTCACGACGACGGTCACCACGGCGGTCACGACGGCCCCTGCGGCCCAGCACGCGAGCACGCCGGTCACGACCGCGCCCGCCTCGACCGGGGCGCGCGGTGCAGCCGCCGGTACCCTGACCGGCGTCGCACCGCCGAAGGGATAG